In Candidatus Effluviviaceae Genus V sp., a single window of DNA contains:
- a CDS encoding tetratricopeptide repeat protein, which translates to MKKSLNEWVLSISSRIENLEIGLGRWLLFLASIIVLRHFLEQVSGQQKTLYFLSYFLHYPLAYIAPLLALSVVLALLSRERIARVTRLMLFAWLLTLLPPVLDLLVPSAGDAPELIGYLIPKDGSIGRAFLNLLNPTYHDFQGTTVGIRLEAALGCLLGAWYVFLKTRNVLRSVLSFFVIYVTMFFFFALPPITLALVNLFGGDIENVYQLFFARADIHRAFANVTPFALSDLSNSLVDLFVVTPVLILWYRLHDAGRFAADVRELDLVHAVSMPLVTFAGLAFGARLLMQSEGLLAISHPFDAISIIGLLAASCSAGLTVSSLRRLTATPAGNPERGRRLIASVFLFSLSTLFALSVSYVALTYVLGVLSIFYFYYAPPFELRRFTPLAELMIASALFFAFLLGYGGYAGGAAALWTPRTLVVVTLVSGALVALSRGLWEDPKSYGFGWNLGSLKSPATSWIAASCVLIACALPGALLGRTSILIAGLIAGAAGFVLTVTLRKQLLAPALLVVGAALLVSFQALGLADLPVLRSELDDTSFAQVTRSSGTFEMVDESLSPEQQRRLSRGIEMFRAGDFEGAVEAFREAIEADPEYGPAYVSLGTAYMRLDRLAEAARVFRRAIEIDPENASAHVGLGQTLKLQSNPDAAIEALEKALELDPSSADAAYTLALTYLDTGDLEQELEYLERTIAINPRNSLAQSRLADIYLSQERYPEAIQALRAALTGDQRVEHAHTRLAQAYYRMGDLERAEQELRKEIIVSPKSPSPRANLSSLLAETGRIDEAIREMEKAIELSERPRLRAAFEQELERLRSEKR; encoded by the coding sequence GTGAAGAAGAGTCTCAACGAATGGGTCCTCTCCATCTCGTCGAGGATCGAGAACCTCGAGATCGGTCTGGGACGCTGGCTCCTTTTCCTCGCGTCGATCATCGTCCTGAGGCACTTCCTCGAGCAGGTCTCCGGACAGCAGAAAACGCTCTACTTCCTCTCCTACTTCCTGCACTACCCTCTGGCCTACATCGCGCCGCTTCTGGCGCTCTCGGTCGTCCTGGCGCTCCTGTCGCGCGAGCGCATCGCGCGGGTCACGCGACTCATGCTCTTCGCCTGGCTCCTGACGCTGCTCCCGCCGGTGCTCGATCTCCTCGTTCCCTCGGCGGGCGATGCCCCCGAACTCATCGGGTATCTGATCCCGAAGGACGGGTCGATCGGCAGGGCGTTCCTGAACCTCCTCAACCCGACCTACCACGATTTCCAGGGGACGACGGTCGGCATCCGGCTGGAGGCAGCGCTCGGCTGCCTGCTCGGCGCCTGGTACGTCTTTCTCAAGACGCGGAACGTCCTCCGGAGCGTGCTGTCGTTCTTCGTCATCTACGTGACGATGTTCTTCTTCTTCGCCCTCCCGCCGATCACACTGGCCCTGGTCAACCTGTTCGGCGGCGACATCGAGAACGTCTACCAGCTGTTCTTCGCCCGGGCCGACATCCACCGGGCCTTCGCGAACGTGACGCCGTTCGCGCTCTCCGACCTTTCGAACTCGCTCGTCGACCTGTTCGTCGTGACACCGGTGCTCATCCTCTGGTACAGGCTCCACGACGCCGGGCGGTTCGCGGCCGACGTCCGCGAGCTCGACCTCGTGCACGCCGTCTCGATGCCGCTCGTCACTTTCGCGGGCCTGGCTTTCGGAGCCAGACTTCTGATGCAGAGCGAGGGGCTGCTGGCGATCTCGCATCCGTTCGATGCCATCTCGATCATCGGGCTTCTGGCGGCGTCCTGCTCGGCCGGACTGACGGTCTCCTCTCTCCGACGGCTGACGGCGACGCCCGCGGGCAACCCCGAACGGGGACGGCGTCTCATCGCCTCGGTCTTCCTCTTCTCATTGTCGACGCTCTTCGCGCTCTCGGTGAGCTACGTCGCGCTCACCTATGTGCTCGGTGTGCTGTCGATCTTCTACTTCTACTACGCGCCGCCCTTCGAACTCCGCCGGTTCACGCCGCTGGCGGAGCTCATGATAGCCAGCGCTCTCTTCTTCGCGTTCCTTCTCGGATACGGCGGCTACGCGGGCGGCGCCGCCGCGCTCTGGACGCCGAGGACGCTGGTCGTCGTCACGCTTGTCTCGGGGGCACTCGTCGCACTCTCCCGGGGTCTCTGGGAGGACCCGAAGTCGTACGGCTTCGGATGGAACCTCGGCTCCCTCAAGAGCCCGGCCACGAGCTGGATAGCGGCGTCTTGCGTCCTGATCGCCTGTGCGCTTCCGGGAGCTCTGCTCGGTCGGACCTCCATTCTCATCGCGGGCCTCATCGCCGGAGCCGCGGGCTTCGTGCTTACGGTGACGCTCAGAAAGCAGCTTCTCGCGCCCGCCCTGCTGGTCGTCGGCGCCGCGCTTCTCGTGTCGTTCCAGGCGCTCGGGCTGGCCGACCTGCCGGTCCTCAGATCCGAGCTCGATGACACCTCGTTCGCGCAGGTCACGAGGTCCTCCGGCACCTTCGAGATGGTCGACGAGAGTCTCTCGCCCGAGCAACAGCGACGGCTCTCCCGGGGGATCGAGATGTTCCGTGCGGGCGACTTCGAGGGGGCCGTCGAGGCGTTCAGGGAGGCCATCGAGGCCGATCCGGAATACGGTCCGGCCTACGTCAGCCTGGGAACGGCCTACATGCGGCTCGACCGCCTGGCGGAGGCGGCCCGCGTCTTCCGCAGGGCCATCGAGATCGATCCTGAGAACGCCTCGGCCCACGTCGGGCTCGGGCAGACGCTCAAGCTCCAGAGCAATCCGGACGCCGCGATCGAGGCGCTCGAGAAGGCGCTCGAACTCGATCCGTCGAGCGCAGACGCGGCCTACACGCTGGCGCTCACCTATCTCGATACGGGTGACCTCGAACAGGAGCTCGAGTACCTCGAGCGGACCATCGCTATCAACCCGAGGAACAGCCTCGCGCAGTCGCGGCTCGCGGACATCTACCTCTCGCAGGAGCGCTACCCCGAGGCCATCCAGGCTCTCCGTGCGGCGCTGACCGGCGACCAGAGGGTCGAGCACGCACACACGCGGCTCGCGCAGGCCTACTACCGCATGGGGGATCTGGAGCGGGCCGAGCAGGAGCTCCGGAAGGAGATCATCGTCTCGCCGAAGTCACCGTCTCCGCGCGCCAATCTCTCGAGTCTCCTGGCGGAGACCGGGCGCATCGACGAGGCGATCCGTGAGATGGAGAAGGCGATCGAGCTGTCCGAAAGGCCGCGGCTCAGAGCCGCGTTCGAGCAGGAGCTCGAGCGACTCCGCTCGGAGAAGCGCTAG
- a CDS encoding T9SS type A sorting domain-containing protein, with amino-acid sequence MMKRTAIVAVLCAVLVGVSVNGVAADRVVLAEMFGGTWCGYCPDSSGALQILRGEFRDDQFLAIYNHVGGADPWRTSESESRASWYSVGGVPHVEFDGVTDVVGSYGSPEATADAFRPIVNSRLGVSAPLTIEAVGIIGSSAGWVDATIKATESISHTDLRAQFVLIENGMSYGGKDYDFTARDYLPVESLSLSSPGDSVVVNRNFTIDPTWDHTNMELVVFVERTTVKQIVNAGLMTNPYQFDFETEVYAAEVPLMGGSVFTTVLRNTGTVTDTITVNIENVEIPDGVSSFDWFATYCDEEGLCYFGEHDFVLAPGEFETLDVHMDDYNGSVPGMAVTRLFGTSAGDTTALEEEYYATFVGMPSILVVEDDGDDTYGTYMKSALDSVGYAGHLWDAHTLGRPGADRLASYWAVLWTTGNGDATDITADDESDLMSFLDDGGNLFLASMNYLSSRAATNTFITDYLNVSSWTDDAGGFVMTGVSGDIISDGMSLGLLGGDFAPGATDKFVISSPADSIFYASNGVRGLKVDDGYKAVFTSFPFELVKTTTADPDNQMTLIDRILTWFQMTGVDDVIPGVQRLSLGQNYPNPFNPVTTIEFSVPASAERVELEVYNVAGRLVRTLVDGELEAGPHRVIWDGTDGNGKSCSSGIYFTRLTAGRETKTGKMTLLK; translated from the coding sequence ATGATGAAGCGAACGGCGATCGTGGCAGTGCTCTGCGCCGTACTGGTGGGAGTCTCAGTGAACGGGGTCGCGGCAGACCGCGTCGTCCTCGCCGAGATGTTCGGCGGGACGTGGTGCGGATACTGCCCCGACTCGTCAGGCGCCCTTCAGATCCTCAGGGGCGAGTTCAGGGACGACCAGTTCCTGGCCATTTACAATCACGTGGGCGGCGCCGACCCGTGGCGCACGTCCGAGTCCGAGAGCCGCGCCAGCTGGTACAGCGTCGGCGGCGTCCCGCACGTCGAGTTCGACGGGGTCACCGACGTTGTCGGCTCGTACGGGTCGCCCGAGGCGACGGCCGACGCCTTCCGGCCGATCGTCAACAGCCGTCTGGGCGTCTCGGCTCCGCTGACGATCGAGGCCGTCGGCATCATCGGGTCGTCGGCCGGCTGGGTCGACGCCACCATCAAGGCGACCGAGTCGATCTCCCACACCGATCTCAGGGCGCAGTTCGTCCTCATCGAGAACGGGATGAGCTACGGCGGGAAGGACTACGACTTCACGGCCCGTGATTACCTGCCGGTCGAGAGTCTCTCGCTCTCCTCGCCCGGCGACTCCGTGGTGGTCAACAGGAACTTCACCATCGATCCGACCTGGGACCACACGAACATGGAGCTCGTCGTCTTCGTCGAGCGGACGACGGTCAAGCAGATCGTCAACGCCGGACTCATGACGAACCCCTATCAGTTCGACTTCGAGACGGAGGTCTACGCGGCCGAGGTGCCGCTGATGGGCGGCAGCGTCTTCACGACCGTTCTCAGGAACACAGGAACGGTGACCGACACCATCACGGTCAACATCGAGAACGTCGAGATCCCCGACGGCGTCTCCTCGTTCGATTGGTTCGCGACCTACTGCGACGAGGAAGGTCTGTGCTACTTCGGCGAGCATGACTTCGTTCTGGCGCCTGGAGAGTTCGAGACGCTCGACGTGCACATGGACGACTACAATGGATCGGTCCCCGGCATGGCGGTCACTCGCCTCTTCGGCACCAGCGCCGGCGACACGACGGCGCTCGAGGAGGAGTACTACGCGACCTTCGTCGGCATGCCTTCCATCCTGGTCGTCGAGGACGACGGCGACGACACATACGGGACGTACATGAAGTCCGCTCTCGACAGCGTCGGATACGCCGGACACCTGTGGGACGCCCACACACTTGGGCGCCCGGGTGCGGACCGGCTGGCGTCGTACTGGGCCGTCCTGTGGACGACCGGCAACGGCGACGCCACCGACATCACGGCAGACGACGAGTCGGATCTCATGAGCTTCCTCGACGACGGCGGCAACCTGTTCCTCGCCAGCATGAACTACCTGTCGTCGCGCGCCGCAACGAACACCTTCATCACCGACTACCTGAATGTCAGCTCGTGGACGGACGATGCCGGCGGCTTCGTGATGACGGGCGTGAGCGGCGACATCATCTCCGACGGCATGTCGCTCGGGCTTCTGGGCGGGGACTTCGCCCCGGGCGCGACCGACAAGTTCGTCATCTCCTCGCCGGCGGATTCGATCTTCTACGCCTCCAACGGCGTGCGCGGACTCAAGGTCGATGACGGCTACAAGGCCGTCTTCACCTCGTTCCCCTTCGAACTCGTGAAGACGACGACGGCCGACCCCGACAACCAGATGACGCTCATCGACCGCATCCTCACCTGGTTCCAGATGACGGGTGTCGACGATGTGATCCCGGGCGTGCAGAGGCTGTCGCTCGGCCAGAACTACCCGAACCCCTTCAACCCGGTGACGACCATCGAGTTCTCGGTGCCCGCGAGCGCGGAGCGCGTTGAGCTCGAGGTCTACAATGTGGCCGGAAGACTGGTCCGGACGCTCGTCGACGGCGAGCTCGAGGCCGGACCGCACAGGGTCATCTGGGACGGCACGGACGGGAACGGGAAGAGCTGCTCCTCCGGCATCTACTTCACCAGACTGACGGCCGGACGGGAGACGAAGACCGGGAAGATGACGCTTCTCAAGTAG
- a CDS encoding DASS family sodium-coupled anion symporter: protein MKRRRVLSILIALVVCAGIMLAPTPSGLTREGQNAIAIFGLCFVLWVGNALPLSVTSLFAIVLLPTLRVLPASRSFALFGSPVVFFILGAFILAAAMMRSGLSTRLALAFLRRFGGSPGQLLAGVVFSGGFLAFWMPSHAVAALLFPIVLEIVHALELRPMRSGYGRALLLALAWGAVIGGVATFLGGARNPLALGILQEHYGQSIGFLEWMIAVAPFAVALMGVGYLVLSRGCRIEIDDVSEARRALDRKATELGPLTAREKGVATIMVLTIGAWIVAGQNMGLASISLLAAVSLFVFNLIDWQSVEEYVNWGVILMYGGAIAIATALHESGGAAWIAQVAVQRLSGLPPFAMFMVFAVAAIFLTEAISNVAAVALFLPIAFGIAEGSGLAPVPVVFAVAVPAGLAFALPMGTPPNAIAYSAGYYRLRDSVILGAVLKLAALALLALAVKVYWPLLGIDI, encoded by the coding sequence GTGAAGCGACGCAGGGTTCTGAGCATCCTGATCGCGCTGGTCGTCTGTGCGGGCATCATGCTGGCGCCGACGCCGTCCGGCCTCACGCGCGAGGGACAGAACGCGATCGCCATCTTCGGGCTCTGTTTCGTTCTGTGGGTAGGGAACGCACTTCCCCTCTCCGTCACGAGTCTCTTCGCCATCGTCCTGCTCCCGACGCTCCGCGTGCTCCCGGCGTCGCGGTCGTTCGCCCTCTTCGGCAGCCCAGTCGTCTTCTTCATCCTCGGGGCCTTCATCCTGGCCGCGGCCATGATGCGGTCGGGTCTCTCGACGAGGCTGGCGCTCGCCTTCCTCAGACGTTTCGGTGGCAGTCCAGGCCAGCTGCTGGCCGGCGTCGTCTTCTCGGGCGGCTTCCTGGCCTTCTGGATGCCGTCGCACGCGGTCGCCGCGCTCCTGTTCCCGATCGTCCTCGAGATCGTCCACGCTCTTGAACTCCGTCCGATGCGGAGCGGCTACGGCCGCGCCCTGCTTCTCGCGCTCGCGTGGGGGGCCGTGATCGGCGGCGTCGCCACCTTCCTCGGCGGCGCCAGGAACCCGCTCGCGCTCGGCATCCTCCAGGAGCACTACGGGCAGTCGATCGGTTTCCTCGAGTGGATGATCGCCGTGGCCCCGTTCGCCGTGGCCCTCATGGGAGTCGGCTACCTCGTGCTCTCCAGGGGATGCAGGATCGAGATCGACGACGTCTCGGAAGCCAGGCGGGCGCTCGACAGAAAGGCCACTGAGCTCGGGCCGCTGACGGCCAGGGAGAAGGGCGTCGCGACGATCATGGTCCTGACGATCGGCGCGTGGATCGTAGCCGGTCAGAACATGGGACTGGCCTCCATCTCTCTGCTCGCCGCTGTCTCGCTCTTCGTCTTCAACCTGATCGACTGGCAGAGCGTCGAGGAGTACGTCAACTGGGGCGTCATCCTGATGTACGGGGGTGCCATCGCGATCGCGACCGCGCTCCACGAGTCCGGCGGCGCGGCGTGGATCGCGCAGGTAGCCGTCCAGCGCCTCTCGGGTCTGCCGCCCTTTGCGATGTTCATGGTCTTCGCGGTCGCCGCCATCTTCCTGACCGAGGCCATCAGCAACGTCGCCGCCGTCGCACTCTTTCTTCCCATCGCCTTCGGGATCGCCGAGGGGAGCGGTCTCGCGCCGGTCCCGGTCGTCTTCGCCGTGGCGGTCCCCGCCGGTCTGGCGTTCGCGCTGCCGATGGGGACTCCGCCCAACGCGATCGCCTACTCGGCCGGCTACTACAGACTGAGGGACTCAGTGATTCTCGGAGCCGTCCTCAAGCTGGCCGCGCTCGCACTCCTGGCGCTCGCGGTGAAGGTCTACTGGCCGCTTCTCGGCATCGACATCTAG
- a CDS encoding T9SS type A sorting domain-containing protein gives MRHDSRLLSLVLAAILAVTLQAAAYPRDDAAVVEIDVHSRAEIHHLNELGMDIMNVRDGVAEIAAVPSEIDVLRANGYIPRIVMERMIDGVASLRLEDRGEYHSYTELTNDMAAWASAYPNITELVSIGQSVLGRELWAMKITDNPAIEEFEPEIQWIGAHHGDETISVEVCYYMIDHLLENYGTDPQVTWLVDEREIWIIPMFNPDGHTSGSRYNGNGEDLNRGYLCPCGCNAGSAMAQPEHQALEAFNERMNPVTSLTFHSGAVYVNYLWDYTYSATPDEAMLITLSEGYSSYTGLPVTNGADWYIVHGSCQDWCYDQRGEIDTTIEVSTTKDPPQSSIDPIVSDNIPAMLYQARKSGKGIRGLVTDGETGEPLYATISIPEIGKDVYTDPDVGDYHRMVESGTYTVVCEVEGYPTETVYNVSANLDTFVVVNFAMEPPPRGTVAGYVTDELMNPIEATVEVTDLTGYSASSDPATGYYEIPYIPAGTHTVRASAPGFRTEERTGVEVVDNTTSTESFALVAPVFYDDFESGLSGWNGSWATTTSEAMSPTHSMTDSPGGQYGNNDYTVTTLASPVDLTGHAEAALVFWHRYDTEAGYDICYVEVSSDGGSSWTQVGSYDGLQNDWVEEEIDVSSWAGTSQFLVRFTLDSDGWITDDGWYVDDVQVFGDQTLSGIDEEIVRAPRVANYPNPFNPVTSVTYSVPSPGSVTLGIYDVSGRLVRTLVDGAVEVAGEHSATWNGTDEGGRSVAGGVYFARLVTDAGEASSKLVLLK, from the coding sequence ATGCGACACGATTCGCGACTCCTGAGCCTTGTGCTCGCAGCGATCCTCGCCGTCACGCTTCAGGCCGCCGCCTATCCGAGGGACGATGCGGCTGTCGTCGAGATCGACGTCCATTCAAGGGCGGAGATCCACCATCTCAACGAGCTCGGCATGGACATCATGAACGTGCGGGACGGCGTTGCCGAGATCGCCGCCGTGCCCTCGGAGATCGACGTGCTGCGAGCCAACGGCTACATCCCGCGCATCGTCATGGAGCGCATGATCGACGGCGTGGCCTCGCTGCGTCTCGAGGACCGTGGGGAGTACCACAGCTACACCGAGCTGACGAACGACATGGCGGCGTGGGCTTCGGCCTATCCGAACATCACCGAGCTCGTCTCCATCGGTCAGAGCGTCCTCGGCCGCGAGCTCTGGGCGATGAAGATCACCGACAACCCGGCCATCGAGGAGTTCGAGCCGGAGATCCAGTGGATCGGGGCGCACCACGGCGACGAGACGATCAGTGTCGAAGTGTGCTACTACATGATCGACCACCTTCTCGAGAACTACGGTACAGACCCCCAGGTCACGTGGCTCGTCGACGAACGCGAGATCTGGATCATCCCGATGTTCAACCCCGACGGCCACACGAGCGGCTCCCGATACAACGGGAACGGCGAGGACCTCAACAGGGGCTACCTCTGTCCGTGCGGCTGCAACGCCGGCTCGGCCATGGCCCAGCCCGAGCACCAGGCGCTCGAGGCGTTCAACGAGCGGATGAACCCCGTGACGTCGCTCACGTTCCACTCGGGCGCGGTCTACGTCAACTACCTGTGGGACTACACGTATTCGGCCACGCCCGATGAGGCGATGCTCATCACGCTCTCCGAGGGCTACAGCTCGTACACGGGCCTCCCTGTGACGAACGGCGCCGACTGGTACATCGTCCACGGGAGCTGTCAGGACTGGTGCTACGACCAGCGCGGTGAGATCGACACGACCATCGAGGTCTCGACGACCAAGGACCCGCCCCAGTCTTCGATCGATCCGATCGTGTCGGACAACATCCCGGCGATGCTCTATCAGGCGCGGAAGTCGGGGAAGGGCATCCGGGGGCTTGTGACAGACGGCGAGACCGGCGAGCCGCTGTATGCGACGATCTCGATCCCCGAGATCGGAAAGGACGTCTACACGGACCCGGACGTCGGCGACTACCACCGCATGGTCGAGTCGGGTACCTACACGGTTGTCTGTGAGGTCGAGGGATACCCCACCGAGACGGTCTACAACGTCTCGGCGAACCTCGACACGTTCGTCGTCGTCAACTTCGCCATGGAGCCTCCGCCCCGCGGCACGGTCGCGGGCTACGTCACCGACGAGCTCATGAACCCGATCGAGGCGACCGTCGAGGTCACCGACCTGACGGGCTACTCGGCCTCGTCGGACCCGGCGACCGGGTACTACGAGATCCCCTACATCCCGGCAGGCACGCACACGGTCCGGGCGAGCGCTCCGGGCTTCAGGACCGAGGAGCGGACCGGCGTCGAGGTTGTCGACAACACGACCTCGACGGAGAGCTTCGCGCTCGTCGCGCCGGTCTTCTACGACGACTTCGAGAGCGGGCTTTCGGGCTGGAACGGCTCGTGGGCGACGACCACCTCCGAGGCCATGAGTCCGACCCACTCGATGACCGACAGCCCGGGCGGCCAGTACGGCAACAACGACTACACCGTGACCACACTGGCCAGCCCGGTCGATCTGACCGGTCATGCCGAGGCGGCGCTCGTCTTCTGGCACCGGTACGACACCGAGGCCGGATACGACATCTGCTACGTGGAGGTGAGTTCGGACGGCGGTTCGAGCTGGACGCAGGTCGGTTCGTACGACGGCCTGCAGAACGACTGGGTCGAGGAAGAGATCGACGTCTCTTCCTGGGCGGGGACGAGTCAGTTCCTCGTCAGGTTCACGCTGGACTCGGACGGCTGGATCACGGACGACGGATGGTACGTCGACGACGTCCAGGTCTTCGGCGACCAGACGCTCTCGGGCATCGATGAGGAGATCGTCCGGGCCCCGCGCGTGGCCAACTACCCGAACCCGTTCAACCCGGTGACCTCCGTGACCTACTCGGTACCGTCGCCCGGAAGCGTGACACTCGGGATCTACGACGTCTCGGGGCGGCTCGTCCGGACGCTGGTCGACGGAGCCGTCGAGGTCGCGGGCGAGCACAGCGCGACGTGGAACGGGACGGACGAGGGCGGCCGCTCGGTCGCCGGCGGCGTCTACTTCGCCCGTCTCGTGACCGACGCGGGGGAGGCCTCCTCGAAGCTCGTGCTGCTCAAGTAG